In Sander vitreus isolate 19-12246 chromosome 7, sanVit1, whole genome shotgun sequence, a genomic segment contains:
- the ognb gene encoding osteoglycin, paralog b, translating to MMQLRTLIFTSVLLPWILSSAAKDEYMEVRKPTVKASFVNKPVEEMHNIFELGRSFYEELSFLQKDTVNFPDYDTLRDSDTDPAAAPRADEMPTCLLCVCLSGSVYCEEVSPEMSAIPALPKETAHLYARFNKITKIRNKDFAEMATLKTIDLTGNLIAEIDDGAFSKLSDLEELILAENRLTKLPMLPAKLVSFNANFNHLKTQGVKATAFKKLTRLAYLYLGNNELTAVPQLPESLHAVHLHNNNIATVTDETFCKGNNSHYIRTNMNELRLDGNPVVLSKHPNSFICLQSLPIGWYK from the exons ATGATGCAGTTAAGGACTTTAATTTTTACATCTGTTTTGCTCCCATGGATACTGTCTTCTGCAGCAAAAGATGAATACATGGAAGTCAGAAAACCTACAGTAAAAGCATCTTTTGTCAATAAGCCAGTGGAAGAAATGCATAATATTTTTGAGTTGGGAAGAAGCTTTTATGAAGAGTTATCCTTTTTACAGAAAGACACTGTAAACTTTCCAGACTATGACACCCTTCGAGACTCAGACACTGACCCAGCAGCAGCTCCAAGAGCTGATG AGATgccaacatgtctgctgtgtgtttgcCTGAGTGGATCTGTTTACTGTGAGGAGGTGTCCCCTGAAATGTCAGCCATTCCAGCACTGCCAAAGGAAACGGCACATCTCTATGCACGTTTCaacaaaatcacaaaaataaGAAACAAAGACTTTGCAGAAATGG CCACATTAAAAACAATTGACCTTACTGGCAATCTCATCGCTGAGATAGACGATGGAGCTTTTTCAAAACTTTCAGATCTTGAGGAGCTCATTCTTGCAGAAAACAGACTGACTAAACTTCCCATGCTGCCCGCCAAGCTCGTGTCATTCAATGCTAATTTCAACCATCTTAAAACCCAGGGTGTGAAGGCAACTGCTTTTAAA AAACTCACGAGACTGGCATATCTTTACCTTGGTAACAATGAACTGACAGCAGTGCCCCAACTTCCAGAGTCTCTTCACGCTGTGCACCTGCAT AACAACAATATCGCCACAGTAACAGATGAGACATTCTGCAAAGGTAACAACAGTCACTACATCCGGACCAACATGAACGAGTTGAGACTGGACGGGAACCCTGTCGTGCTGTCGAAGCACCCAAACAGCTTCATCTGTCTGCAGTCTCTCCCTATCGGATGGTACAAATGA
- the slmapb gene encoding sarcolemma associated protein b isoform X2 — protein sequence MDEKELSDPLNNVSLIKDDLTRSNMGSSGDSEKMIQHLNDELREAQELANTEKHKCMELQGILQEERKENKQQADESAKQIKHLQGQLRQLQDEAGILREQIDVSSGSHDELQSARDEVKALKRALEAATAERDHDVATIQTNLAAVSNDLEKWRQTANKYEREIDNLQRDLQQQSKQWQKTAEIQASELQSMQAECNGLQKECSVLRAEKQDTLNKHQKERSALQNECASLRAEKEELLKAHQKDKGNLQSDCAALRSEKEAMLQRQQQLEKDLASSRAQNAELSNSLKALEGSQQELEKRLAALQLQHQQDSTKLQTQLDEADSHSKALQIEYEEAKTELSDLKDKYEKTEQEKQLLTDEFEECKANMKELQEKETKKPWVIWGPVAAVVLTAVTAAVLFRT from the exons ATGGATGAGAAAGAGCTGAGTGATCCCCTGAATAACGTATCGCTCATTAAAG ATGATCTGACCAGGTCAAATATGGGGTCCTCTGGAGACTCAGAGAAAATGATCCAGCACTTGAACGATGAACTTCGAGAAGCCCAGGAGCTAGCTAATACTGagaaacacaaatgcatggaGCTACAGG GTATCCTgcaggaagagagaaaagaaaataagcaaCAAGCTGATGAATCTGCAAAACAGATCAAACATCTTCAAG GCCAGCTGCGGCAGCTCCAAGATGAAGCGGGCATTCTCAGAGAGCAGATAGATGTCTCTTCCGGTTCACATGATGAGCTACAAAGTGCACGTGACGAGGTGAAGGCGCTGAAACGTGCCCTGGAGGCAGCCACTGCTGAGCGGGACCATGACGTTGCCACTATCCAGACCAACCTGGCAGCCGTCTCGAACGATCTGGAAAAATGGCGTCAGACTGCCAACAAATATGAGCGTGAGATTGACAATCTACAGCGTGACCTTCAACAACAGAGCAAGCAGTGGCAGAAAACTGCAGAAATACAAg CCAGTGAGCTGCAGTCAATGCAGGCGGAGTGTAATGGGCTTCAGAAGGAGTGTTCTGTCCTGCGAGCTGAAAAACAAGACACCCTAAATAAGCACCAGAAGGAAAGGAGTGCTCTGCAAAATGAGTGTGCTTCCCTCAGGGCTGAGAAGGAGGAACTCCTCAAGGCTCACCAGAAAGACAAGGGCAACCTGCAGAGTGACTGTGCAGCTCTGCGCTCTGAGAAAGAGGCAATGCTGCAGAGACAGCAGCAACTGGAGAAGGACCTCGCCAG TTCGCGTGCCCAGAATGCTGAGCTGAGCAACAGCCTCAAAGCCCTAGAGGGATCCCAGCAGGAGTTGGAGAAGAGGCTGGCAGCCCTGCAGCTCCAGCACCAGCAGGATAGCACCAAGCTGCAAACCCAACTGGATGAAGCTGACAGCCACAGCAAGGCTCTGCAGATAGAG TATGAGGAGGCTAAGACAGAGCTGTCAGACCTAAAGGACAAATATGAGAAGACTGAGCAGGAAAAACAGTTGCTTACAGATGAGTTTGAGGAGTGCAAAGCCAACATGAAGGAATTAcaggagaaagagacaaag AAACCGTGGGTGATCTGGGGGCCTGTGGCTGCTGTGGTTCTAACAGCTGTGACTGCTGCCGTGCTCTTCAGGACCTGA
- the slmapb gene encoding sarcolemma associated protein b isoform X1, translated as MDEKELSDPLNNVSLIKDDLTRSNMGSSGDSEKMIQHLNDELREAQELANTEKHKCMELQGILQEERKENKQQADESAKQIKHLQGQLRQLQDEAGILREQIDVSSGSHDELQSARDEVKALKRALEAATAERDHDVATIQTNLAAVSNDLEKWRQTANKYEREIDNLQRDLQQQSKQWQKTAEIQASELQSMQAECNGLQKECSVLRAEKQDTLNKHQKERSALQNECASLRAEKEELLKAHQKDKGNLQSDCAALRSEKEAMLQRQQQLEKDLASSRAQNAELSNSLKALEGSQQELEKRLAALQLQHQQDSTKLQTQLDEADSHSKALQIEYEEAKTELSDLKDKYEKTEQEKQLLTDEFEECKANMKELQEKETKTSLLLPVQAIVIGLILALLYWCFGALW; from the exons ATGGATGAGAAAGAGCTGAGTGATCCCCTGAATAACGTATCGCTCATTAAAG ATGATCTGACCAGGTCAAATATGGGGTCCTCTGGAGACTCAGAGAAAATGATCCAGCACTTGAACGATGAACTTCGAGAAGCCCAGGAGCTAGCTAATACTGagaaacacaaatgcatggaGCTACAGG GTATCCTgcaggaagagagaaaagaaaataagcaaCAAGCTGATGAATCTGCAAAACAGATCAAACATCTTCAAG GCCAGCTGCGGCAGCTCCAAGATGAAGCGGGCATTCTCAGAGAGCAGATAGATGTCTCTTCCGGTTCACATGATGAGCTACAAAGTGCACGTGACGAGGTGAAGGCGCTGAAACGTGCCCTGGAGGCAGCCACTGCTGAGCGGGACCATGACGTTGCCACTATCCAGACCAACCTGGCAGCCGTCTCGAACGATCTGGAAAAATGGCGTCAGACTGCCAACAAATATGAGCGTGAGATTGACAATCTACAGCGTGACCTTCAACAACAGAGCAAGCAGTGGCAGAAAACTGCAGAAATACAAg CCAGTGAGCTGCAGTCAATGCAGGCGGAGTGTAATGGGCTTCAGAAGGAGTGTTCTGTCCTGCGAGCTGAAAAACAAGACACCCTAAATAAGCACCAGAAGGAAAGGAGTGCTCTGCAAAATGAGTGTGCTTCCCTCAGGGCTGAGAAGGAGGAACTCCTCAAGGCTCACCAGAAAGACAAGGGCAACCTGCAGAGTGACTGTGCAGCTCTGCGCTCTGAGAAAGAGGCAATGCTGCAGAGACAGCAGCAACTGGAGAAGGACCTCGCCAG TTCGCGTGCCCAGAATGCTGAGCTGAGCAACAGCCTCAAAGCCCTAGAGGGATCCCAGCAGGAGTTGGAGAAGAGGCTGGCAGCCCTGCAGCTCCAGCACCAGCAGGATAGCACCAAGCTGCAAACCCAACTGGATGAAGCTGACAGCCACAGCAAGGCTCTGCAGATAGAG TATGAGGAGGCTAAGACAGAGCTGTCAGACCTAAAGGACAAATATGAGAAGACTGAGCAGGAAAAACAGTTGCTTACAGATGAGTTTGAGGAGTGCAAAGCCAACATGAAGGAATTAcaggagaaagagacaaag ACATCCCTATTGCTGCCTGTTCAAGCCATAGTCATCGGCCTTATCCTGGCTTTGCTGTATTGGTGCTTCGGCGCATTGTGGTAG
- the kctd6b gene encoding BTB/POZ domain-containing protein KCTD6 isoform X1 has protein sequence MDNGDWGHRMSTPVTLNVGGHLYTTSLSTLQRYPDSMLGAMFRGDFPTTRDSQGNYFIDRDGTLFRYILNFLRTSELTLPLDFTETDLLRKEADFYQIEPLIQCLNDPKPLYPPDIFEQVVELSSTRKLSKYSNPVAVIITQLTITTKVHGLLEGISNNFTKWNKHMMDTRDCQVSFTFGPCDYHQEVSLRVHLMDYITKQGFTIRNTRVHHMSERANENTVEHHWTFCRPAHKVED, from the exons atggataatgGAGACTGGGGCCATAGG ATGAGTACTCCTGTTACCTTGAACGTAGGAGGCCACCTGTACACCACCAGTTTATCCACCCTGCAGCGCTATCCAGACTCCATGCTGGGTGCCATGTTCCGGGGAGATTTCCCCACAACTCGCGATTCCCAAGGGAATTATTTCATTGATCGCGATGGGACACTGTTCCGGTACATCCTGAACTTCCTGCGGACGTCTGAGCTGACCCTCCCCTTGGACTTCACAGAGACAGACCTCCTTAGGAAAGAGGCAGACTTCTACCAGATCGAACCTTTGATCCAGTGCCTTAACGATCCCAAGCCACTGTACCCTCCCGACATCTTTGAGCAAGTCGTGGAGCTCTCCAGCACTCGGAAACTgtcaaaatattcaaatccagTCGCCGTTATCATCACACAGCTAACCATAACTACGAAGGTTCACGGCCTGCTGGAAGGTATTTCTAACAACTTCACCAAGTGGAACAAACACATGATGGACACCAGAGACTGCCAGGTGTCATTCACCTTTGGACCTTGTGACTATCACCAAGAGGTGTCCCTAAGGGTTCACCTCATGGACTACATCACGAAACAAGGCTTCACCATCCGCAACACGCGTGTGCATCACATGAGTGAGCGTGCAAACGAGAACACGGTGGAGCATCACTGGACTTTCTGTAGACCAGCTCACAAGGTTGAAGACTAA
- the uqcc5 gene encoding ubiquinol-cytochrome c reductase complex assembly factor 5, translating to MLARMFNRSNNVRYLLSLVPGKQRLGTYRFLPIFFCIGGVMEWIMINVRIGRETFYDVYRRKRSEREYKQKIADGLIVLEEPAAK from the exons ATGTTAGCCAGGATGTTTAATAGGAGTAATAACGTTAGATATTTACTGAGCCTTGTCCCGGGTAAACAACGTCTTGGGACGTACAGGTTTCTTCCCATCTTCTTTTGCATCGGAGGCGTCATGGAGTGGATCATGATCAACGTGAGAATAGGAAGAGAGACTTTCT ATGATGTCTACCGAAGAAAACGATCTGAACGGGAGTACAAGCAGAAGATAGCAGATGGTTTGATAGTTCTTGAAGAGCCTGCAGCCAAGTGA
- the abhd6b gene encoding monoacylglycerol lipase ABHD6b, which yields MAADLDMVNLFIIAGGTLAIPILAFVASFLLWPSALIKVYYWYWRRTLGLQVRYADCGGYRFCYAYRGKPGMRPSILMLHGFSAHKDTWLTVVKYLPKHLHIVCVDMPGHEGTTRTNTEDYSIQGQVRRIHQFVETIRLNRKPFHVVGTSMGGNVAGVYAACYPSEICSMTLICPDGIRHPCETKFDNHLQDLKHSNYTLNIPLIPTTPEEMEDMFRLCSHVRFKIPQQILQGLVDVRQPHNTFYEEVFMEIVGETSRYALQEHLHLITAPLQVIWGKKDQVVDASGATVIAELVPGCRVDLLENCGHSVVMERPCRTAKLILEFIILQQDARGGTKKSS from the exons ATGGCGGCTGATCTGGACATGGTGAACTTGTTCATCATTGCGGGAGGAACACTGGCTATTCCCATCTTGGCCTTTGTTGCTTCCTTCCTCCTCTGGCCCTCTGCACTCATTAAAGTGTATTACTG GTACTGGAGGAGGACTCTGGGCCTACAGGTGCGCTATGCAGACTGCGGTGGTTATCGCTTTTGTTACGCCTACAGAGGAAAGCCTGGGATGAGACCCTCCATTTTGATGCTGCATGGCTTCTCTGCTCACAAAGACACATGGCTCACTGTTGTCAAG TATCTACCAAAACATctgcacattgtgtgtgtggacatgcCTGGTCATGAGGGAACAACACGCACCAACACAGAGGATTACTCCATTCAAGGGCAGGTCAGAAGGATCCATCAG TTTGTGGAAACCATTCGTTTAAACAGGAAACCTTTCCATGTGGTTGGAACCTCCATGGGGGGAAATGTAGCTGGGGTTTACGCAGCCTGCTACCCTTCAGAGATCTGTAGCATGACTCTCATTTGTCCAGACG GTATAAGACACCCATGTGAGACCAAATTTGACAATCATCTGCAGGACCTGAAGCACAGCAATTACACATTAAACATACCACTGATCCCTACTACACCAGAGGAGATGGAGGACATGTTCAGACTTTGTTCTCATGTTCGCTTTAAAATCCCTCAGCAG ATTCTGCAAGGACTGGTAGATGTTCGGCAGCCTCACAACACATTTTATGAAGAAG tatTTATGGAGATTGTTGGTGAGACATCAAGATATGCCTTACAGGAGCACTTACATCTGATCACTGCACCTTTACAAGTGATTTGGGGCAAAAAAGACCAG GTGGTGGATGCCTCTGGAGCTACAGTCATTGCAGAGCTGGTGCCTGGATGCAGAGTGGACCTGCTGGAGAACTGTGGACACTCTGTGGTGATGGAGAGGCCTTGTCGGACAGCCAAACTCATCCTGGAGTTCATCATCTTGCAGCAAGATGCCAGGGGTGGCACAAAGAAATCTTCCTGA
- the kctd6b gene encoding BTB/POZ domain-containing protein KCTD6 isoform X2, translating to MSTPVTLNVGGHLYTTSLSTLQRYPDSMLGAMFRGDFPTTRDSQGNYFIDRDGTLFRYILNFLRTSELTLPLDFTETDLLRKEADFYQIEPLIQCLNDPKPLYPPDIFEQVVELSSTRKLSKYSNPVAVIITQLTITTKVHGLLEGISNNFTKWNKHMMDTRDCQVSFTFGPCDYHQEVSLRVHLMDYITKQGFTIRNTRVHHMSERANENTVEHHWTFCRPAHKVED from the coding sequence ATGAGTACTCCTGTTACCTTGAACGTAGGAGGCCACCTGTACACCACCAGTTTATCCACCCTGCAGCGCTATCCAGACTCCATGCTGGGTGCCATGTTCCGGGGAGATTTCCCCACAACTCGCGATTCCCAAGGGAATTATTTCATTGATCGCGATGGGACACTGTTCCGGTACATCCTGAACTTCCTGCGGACGTCTGAGCTGACCCTCCCCTTGGACTTCACAGAGACAGACCTCCTTAGGAAAGAGGCAGACTTCTACCAGATCGAACCTTTGATCCAGTGCCTTAACGATCCCAAGCCACTGTACCCTCCCGACATCTTTGAGCAAGTCGTGGAGCTCTCCAGCACTCGGAAACTgtcaaaatattcaaatccagTCGCCGTTATCATCACACAGCTAACCATAACTACGAAGGTTCACGGCCTGCTGGAAGGTATTTCTAACAACTTCACCAAGTGGAACAAACACATGATGGACACCAGAGACTGCCAGGTGTCATTCACCTTTGGACCTTGTGACTATCACCAAGAGGTGTCCCTAAGGGTTCACCTCATGGACTACATCACGAAACAAGGCTTCACCATCCGCAACACGCGTGTGCATCACATGAGTGAGCGTGCAAACGAGAACACGGTGGAGCATCACTGGACTTTCTGTAGACCAGCTCACAAGGTTGAAGACTAA